A stretch of Synechococcus sp. MIT S9220 DNA encodes these proteins:
- a CDS encoding glutathione S-transferase family protein — protein MLELHQFRHSAFCLKVRMALQAKGLSFREVEVTPGIGQISLFRLSGQRQVPVLVDGDEVVSDSSAICRYLEELRPEPALIPADPRQRAQMQLIEDWADTTLAAAVRAALVQAAADDAQLRDVLLPDDVPSPVRQVMSGLPGGWLSSLGELLGQEQRASMLSSLCAVADGVDLNGYLVGDGISLADLAVAAQLSLLRFPASSGESLAGRGVPGISDHPRLQNLFRWRDQLETRLINLAPAPVV, from the coding sequence ATGCTGGAGCTTCATCAGTTTCGTCACTCGGCTTTCTGCCTCAAGGTGCGGATGGCCTTGCAAGCCAAGGGACTCAGTTTTCGCGAGGTTGAGGTCACGCCTGGTATCGGTCAGATTTCACTCTTCCGTCTTTCCGGTCAGCGGCAGGTCCCTGTTCTTGTGGATGGGGATGAGGTGGTGTCCGATTCCAGTGCCATCTGCCGATATCTGGAGGAACTCAGGCCTGAGCCAGCTTTGATTCCAGCGGATCCTCGCCAGCGTGCTCAGATGCAGCTGATTGAGGATTGGGCCGACACCACTCTTGCTGCTGCCGTCAGGGCTGCGCTTGTGCAGGCGGCTGCCGATGATGCTCAGCTGCGCGACGTGCTGCTTCCCGATGATGTCCCCTCACCAGTGCGCCAGGTGATGTCGGGTCTGCCAGGTGGTTGGCTCAGCAGTCTTGGAGAATTGCTTGGTCAGGAGCAGAGAGCGTCGATGCTCAGCAGTCTGTGCGCCGTCGCCGATGGCGTGGATCTCAATGGCTATCTGGTTGGAGATGGCATCAGCCTTGCGGATCTTGCGGTTGCTGCCCAGTTGTCGCTGCTGCGTTTTCCTGCTTCCTCGGGAGAATCACTCGCCGGCCGAGGGGTTCCAGGGATCAGTGATCATCCACGTCTTCAGAATCTGTTTCGCTGGCGCGATCAACTGGAGACCCGGCTGATCAACCTTGCTCCAGCGCCAGTGGTCTGA
- a CDS encoding DUF751 family protein has product MKEFFINVTRYPRYLIAFSLGVINSVAEPLARRRSNPVTAVALIGALISGFLSLSFVLRAMVSSAPQS; this is encoded by the coding sequence ATGAAAGAATTTTTCATCAACGTGACGCGCTACCCGCGCTACTTGATCGCTTTCAGCCTGGGTGTGATCAATTCAGTCGCAGAACCACTCGCACGTCGTCGCAGCAATCCGGTCACTGCCGTCGCCCTAATCGGCGCTCTGATCAGTGGGTTCCTCAGTCTGAGCTTTGTCCTGCGTGCCATGGTGTCTTCAGCACCGCAGAGCTGA
- the rbfA gene encoding 30S ribosome-binding factor RbfA, protein MAPGRRVERVAALIRREISELLINGIRDERVHQGMVSITNVEVSGDLQHCKIFVSVLADDEARIEVMDGLQAASGYLRGELGRRLQMRRAPEVVFQLDRGLEKGTSVLHLLGELEREREVKGSPPAGSDDAESSDFND, encoded by the coding sequence ATGGCCCCGGGACGTCGGGTTGAACGCGTGGCAGCCCTCATCCGGAGAGAGATCAGTGAGCTGCTGATCAACGGCATCCGCGATGAGCGCGTGCATCAGGGCATGGTGAGCATCACGAACGTTGAGGTCAGCGGCGACCTTCAGCACTGCAAAATTTTTGTCAGCGTGCTGGCGGACGACGAAGCTCGCATAGAGGTTATGGATGGTCTCCAGGCCGCCAGTGGCTACCTCAGGGGGGAACTGGGTCGTCGTCTGCAGATGAGACGAGCGCCTGAAGTGGTGTTTCAGCTCGACCGCGGCCTCGAGAAGGGGACGTCCGTTCTGCACCTGCTCGGAGAACTGGAGCGAGAGCGAGAGGTGAAGGGCAGCCCCCCCGCCGGCAGCGACGACGCCGAGTCTTCAGACTTCAATGACTGA